A single window of Pseudarthrobacter defluvii DNA harbors:
- a CDS encoding dipeptide ABC transporter ATP-binding protein, producing MTSPDVRIDEAGATGVRPLLEIRDLAITFKTGGGEVQAVRNAHLTIMPGETVAIVGESGSGKSTTALAAIGLLPNNGRVSGGQILLDGEDIAHATEQRMIELRGNTIGMVPQDPMSNLNPVWKIGYQVRETLRANGRPSGPDDIATVLSQAGLPDAKRRANQYPHEFSGGMRQRALIAIGLSCQPRLLIADEPTSALDVTVQRQILDHLETMTNELGTSVLLITHDLGLAAERADKVVVMYQGRVVEAGPSLELLRDPQHPYTKRLVESAPSLASRRIQAAREQGLATTDLLAPAAERAKSDTFLQIQDLRKVYKLRQGLGKTTDFAAVDGVSFDVKRGTTTAIVGESGSGKSTVAKMVLQLEKPTEGRILFDGVDTSALKPAELFKFRRRVQPIFQDPYGSLDPMYNIYRTIEEPLRVHKIGDQASREKKVRTLLDQVALPQSAMQRYPNELSGGQRQRVAIARALALDPEVIICDEAVSALDVLVQAQVLNLLADLQANLGLTYLFITHDLAVVRQIADHVCVMEKGRLVETGSTDEVFESPKQEYTNALLNAIPGAKLMLPPEVA from the coding sequence ATGACAAGTCCAGACGTCCGCATTGATGAGGCCGGTGCCACCGGCGTCAGGCCGCTGCTCGAAATCCGCGACCTCGCCATTACCTTCAAGACCGGCGGCGGTGAGGTCCAGGCGGTGCGGAATGCGCACCTGACCATCATGCCCGGTGAGACGGTGGCCATCGTGGGGGAGTCCGGCTCCGGCAAGTCCACCACAGCCCTGGCCGCCATCGGCCTCCTGCCCAACAACGGCAGGGTGTCCGGCGGGCAGATCCTGCTCGACGGCGAGGACATCGCCCACGCCACGGAGCAGCGCATGATCGAACTGCGTGGCAACACCATCGGCATGGTTCCGCAGGACCCGATGTCCAACCTGAACCCCGTGTGGAAGATCGGCTACCAGGTCCGCGAGACATTGCGGGCCAACGGCAGGCCCAGCGGGCCGGACGATATCGCCACGGTGCTGTCCCAGGCGGGACTGCCGGACGCCAAACGCCGGGCCAACCAGTACCCGCACGAGTTCTCGGGCGGCATGCGCCAGCGCGCGCTGATCGCCATCGGCCTCTCCTGCCAGCCGCGCCTGCTGATTGCTGATGAGCCAACGTCGGCCCTCGACGTCACGGTCCAGCGGCAGATCCTGGACCACCTGGAAACCATGACCAACGAGCTGGGCACCTCGGTGCTGTTGATCACCCACGACCTGGGCCTGGCAGCCGAGCGTGCAGACAAAGTGGTGGTCATGTACCAGGGGCGGGTGGTTGAAGCGGGTCCCTCGCTGGAACTGCTCCGTGATCCTCAGCACCCGTACACCAAGCGGCTCGTTGAGTCAGCGCCGTCCCTGGCGAGCCGGCGCATCCAGGCTGCCAGGGAGCAGGGCCTGGCAACCACGGACCTCCTGGCGCCGGCTGCCGAGAGAGCCAAATCGGATACCTTCCTGCAGATCCAGGACCTGCGCAAGGTCTACAAGCTCCGCCAGGGGCTGGGCAAGACGACGGACTTCGCAGCGGTTGACGGCGTGAGCTTCGACGTCAAGCGGGGAACCACGACGGCGATCGTGGGGGAGTCGGGTTCCGGCAAGTCCACGGTGGCCAAGATGGTGCTCCAGCTGGAAAAGCCGACGGAGGGCAGGATCCTGTTCGACGGCGTGGACACTTCCGCACTGAAGCCCGCCGAACTGTTCAAGTTCCGCAGGCGCGTCCAGCCGATCTTCCAGGACCCGTACGGCTCCCTCGATCCGATGTACAACATCTACCGCACGATTGAGGAACCGCTGCGGGTGCACAAAATCGGGGACCAGGCCAGCCGGGAGAAGAAGGTCAGGACACTGCTGGACCAGGTGGCGCTGCCCCAGTCCGCCATGCAGCGGTACCCGAACGAGTTGTCCGGCGGGCAGCGTCAGCGTGTTGCCATTGCGCGTGCACTGGCACTCGACCCCGAGGTCATTATCTGTGACGAGGCAGTTTCCGCGCTGGACGTGCTGGTGCAGGCCCAGGTGCTGAACCTGCTGGCCGACCTGCAGGCCAACCTCGGCCTGACCTACCTGTTCATCACGCACGACCTTGCCGTGGTGCGGCAGATTGCGGACCACGTTTGCGTGATGGAGAAGGGCCGACTGGTGGAGACCGGTTCAACCGACGAGGTCTTCGAATCGCCCAAGCAGGAGTACACCAACGCGCTGCTCAACGCGATCCCGGGTGCGAAGCTGATGCTTCCGCCCGAGGTGGCATAG
- a CDS encoding SGNH/GDSL hydrolase family protein: protein MTSPSPRKESPRPARVLTRAAVLALAAGLVLSAPGQQPGIGTGGTSNVEGYLPSALLRANAVGQPNATPYASGVDLSTVLTRPALFPGEIYRNPVFGRNEVVVANARSTAVLIGDSQSVPDDSWPRRALAGLGYGVHFCGYGGTGFTAANGKVGNYADALERGDWLMPAGAPGLIVIEGGGNDAARGASDAQISANANRLIDALKDRYPGTRIVLVGTLARGAQNGGGRRTQVDALLAGIAARQQLTFVSAGDWLTKYNLTEHLADAVHMDAEGRKQLGVVLERRMRELGVPAAPGAARALAYTGANGTNG, encoded by the coding sequence ATGACCAGCCCATCCCCCCGCAAAGAGTCCCCTCGTCCCGCGCGTGTGCTGACGCGTGCCGCGGTACTGGCCCTCGCCGCGGGACTGGTCCTGTCCGCCCCCGGGCAGCAGCCAGGAATCGGCACCGGGGGGACCTCCAATGTGGAGGGCTACCTGCCGTCCGCTTTGCTCAGGGCCAACGCCGTCGGCCAGCCGAATGCAACGCCATACGCCTCAGGTGTCGACCTCTCAACGGTGCTCACCCGCCCCGCGCTGTTCCCGGGTGAGATCTACCGCAACCCGGTCTTTGGACGCAATGAGGTGGTGGTGGCGAACGCCAGAAGCACCGCGGTCCTGATCGGCGACTCCCAGTCCGTGCCGGACGACAGCTGGCCGCGCAGGGCACTGGCAGGCCTGGGCTACGGCGTCCACTTCTGCGGCTACGGCGGCACCGGGTTCACCGCCGCGAACGGGAAGGTGGGCAACTACGCCGACGCCCTGGAACGCGGCGATTGGCTGATGCCAGCCGGTGCACCCGGCTTGATCGTGATTGAAGGGGGCGGCAACGACGCTGCCCGCGGTGCCTCCGACGCGCAGATCAGCGCCAACGCCAACCGGCTCATCGACGCGCTGAAAGACAGGTACCCCGGCACCCGAATCGTCCTGGTGGGAACCCTTGCGCGCGGGGCCCAGAACGGCGGCGGGCGGCGCACCCAGGTGGACGCACTGCTGGCGGGCATTGCAGCCCGGCAGCAACTCACGTTCGTGAGCGCGGGCGACTGGCTGACCAAGTACAACCTCACCGAGCACCTTGCCGATGCAGTACACATGGATGCCGAAGGCCGCAAGCAGCTTGGCGTGGTTCTGGAGCGCCGCATGCGTGAACTCGGGGTTCCGGCCGCCCCCGGCGCCGCTCGGGCGCTGGCATATACGGGAGCGAACGGCACAAACGGCTGA